One window of the Acinonyx jubatus isolate Ajub_Pintada_27869175 chromosome A2, VMU_Ajub_asm_v1.0, whole genome shotgun sequence genome contains the following:
- the UBA7 gene encoding ubiquitin-like modifier-activating enzyme 7 isoform X1: MAVPETSKLLDKERYSRQLYVLDLPAMQKIQGAKVLLSGLQGLGAEVAKNLVLMGVGSLTLHDPHPTCWSDLAAQFFLSEQDLERSRAEASQELVAKLNRAVQVCIHTGDITEELLLDFQVVVLTTSKLEEQLKLGTLCHKLGVCFLVADTRGLVGQLFCDFGEDFTVQDPTEAEPLTAAIQHISQGSPGILTLKKEAHNFCDGDLVTFSGIKGMVELNGCDPRPIHVHGDRTLEIGDTANFSCYLSGGTVTEVKRPKTVSHKPLDVALLQPRVVAQSSQEARRARCLHQAFRALHQFQHLNGRLPRPWDPVDAEMVVGLAQSLEPLKGTEGEPLEEPLDEALLQTVALSSAGCLSPMAAMLGAVAAQEVLKAISGKFMPLDQWLYFDALDCLPEDGEPHLKPEDCAPRHCRYDGQIAVFGAGFQEKLSRQHYLLVGAGAIGCELLKGFALVGLGAGASGGVTIADMDHIERSNLSRQFLFRTQDIGRPKAEVAAEAARHLNSDLQVTPLIYPLDPTTEHIYGNNFFSHVDGVAAALDSFQARRYVAARCTHYLKPLLEAGTHGTLGHASVFMPCVTETYRAPASAIASENATYPVCTLRYFPSTVEHTVQWARDEFEGLFRLSAETINRHQQAPTSLAEPDGLKVLTLLQEVLGVLRQRPQTWQDCVVWALGHWQLCFHDGIMQLLNRFPPDKVLEDGTLFWSGSKQCPQPLQFDASQDTHLLYVLAAANLYAQMHGLPGSRDQTALRELLKLLPLPVPQNLVPIFPNDLELARASAEFGPEQLKKLHKVLEVWSGSPPLEPLKFEKDNDSNFHVDFVAAAASLRAQNYGIPPANHAQSKRIVGQIIPAIVTTTAAVAGLVGLELYKVVNGPRPLSAFRHSHLHLAENRFSRWVPCAPAIQKCHHLTWTWTCWDRLKVPAGQPERTLKSLLAHLQERYGLRVKMLLHGKALLYSAGWSPEKQAQHLALRVTKLVQQVTSRMLEPGQRMLVLELSCEGEEEDTTFPPLHYEL, from the exons ATGGCTGTCCCGGAGACCTCCAAGTTGCTGGATAAGGAGCGATACTCACGGCAGCT GTATGTGCTGGATTTGCCGGCCATGCAGAAGATTCAGGGAGCGAAGGTCCTGCTGTCAGGCCTTCAGGGCCTGGGGGCTGAGGTGGCCAAAAACCTGGTCCTGATGGGTGTGGGCAGCCTCACTCTGCATGATCCCCACCCTACCTGTTGGTCTGACCTGGCTGCCCAG TTTTTCCTCTCAGAGCAGGACTTGGAAAGAAGCAGGGCTGAGGCATCTCAAGAACTTGTGGCTAAGCTTAACAGAGCTGTCCAGGTATGCATCCACACAGGTGACATCACCGAGGAGCTGCTGCTGGACTTCCAG GTAGTGGTGCTGACCACCTCGAAGCTGGAGGAgcagctgaagttgggcactttaTGCCACAAGCTCGGAGTCTGCTTTCTGGTGGCCGATACCCGGGGCCTTGTGGG GCAGTTGTTCTGTGACTTTGGTGAGGACTTCACTGTGCAGGATCCCACAGAGGCAGAACCCCTGACAGCTGCTATCCAGCACATCTCCCAG GGCTCCCCTGGAATTCTTACTCTGAAAAAAGAGGCCCACAACTTCTGCGATGGGGATTTGGTGACTTTCTCGGGCATTAAGGGCATGGTGGAGCTCAATGGCTGTGATCCCCGGCCTATCCACGTGCACG GGGACAGAACCTTGGAGATTGGGGACACAGCAAATTTCTCCTGTTACTTGAGTGGTGGGACTGTCACTGAGGTCAAGAGGCCCAAGACTGTGAGCCAT AAGCCCCTGGATGTAGCTCTGCTCCAGCCCCGTGTGGTGGCCCAGAGTTCCCAGGAAGCTCGCCGCGCCCGCTGCCTACATCAGGCCTTCCGTGCCCTGCACCAGTTCCAGCACCTCAATGGCCGCCTGCCCCGGCCCTGGGATCCT GTTGATGCAGAGATGGTGGTGGGCCTGGCCCAGTCCCTGGAACCACTGAAGGGGACAGAAGGAGAGCCGCTGGAAGAGCCTCTGGATGAGGCTCTCCTGCAGACAGTCGCCCTGAGTAGTGCTGGTTGCTTGAGCCCCATGGCAGCCATGTTGGGTGCGGTGGCCGCCCAGGAAGTGCTGAAA GCAATCTCCGGGAAGTTCATGCCCCTGGACCAGTGGCTTTACTTTGATGCCCTCGATTGCCTTCCAGAAGACGGGGAGCCCCATCTCAAACCAGAGGACTGTGCTCCG AGACATTGTCGCTATGATGGGCAAATTGCAGTGTTTGGGGCTGGTTTTCAGGAGAAGCTGAGCCGCCAGCATTACCTCCTG GTGGGTGCTGGAGCTATCGGTTGTGAGTTGCTCAAAGGTTTTGCCCTAGTGGGCCTCGGGGCTGGCGCCAGCGGGGGAGTAACTATTGCCGACATGGACCACATAGAGCGCTCCAATCTCAGCCGTCAGTTCCTCTTCAGGACCCAGGACATTGGT AGGCCTAAGGCAGAGGTAGCTGCAGAGGCTGCTCGCCACCTGAACTCAGACTTGCAGGTGACCCCACTCATCTACCCACTGGATCCCACTACAGAGCACATCTATGGGAACAACTTCTTCTCCCATGTGGACGGTGTGGCTGCTGCCCTGGACAGTTTCCAGGCCC GGCGCTATGTGGCTGCTCGCTGCACCCACTATCTGAAGCCACTGCTGGAGGCGGGGACACATGGTACCTTGGGACATGCTTCAGTGTTCATGCCGTGTGTGACTGAGACCTACAGAGCCCCTGCCTCAGCTATAGCTTCTGAGAATGCTACCTACCCTGTCTGCACCCTGCGGTACTTCCCCAGCACAGTCGAGCACACCGTGCAG tGGGCCCGGGATGAGTTTGAGGGGCTCTTCCGTCTGTCTGCTGAGACCATCAACCGCCACCAACA GGCACCCACTTCTCTGGCAGAACCAGATGGGCTAAAGGTGCTGACCCTGCTGCAGGAGGTGCTGGGTGTCCTAAGACAGCGTCCACAGACCTGGCAAGACTGTGTGGTGTGGGCTCTTGGCCACTGGCAACTATGCTTCCATGATGGCATCATGCAGCTCCTGAATCGTTTCCCACCTGATAAA GTGCTTGAGGATGGAACTCTTTTCTGGTCAGGTTCCAAACAGTGTCCACAGCCCTTGCAGTTTGATGCCAGCCAA GACACACACCTCCTCTATGTGCTGGCGGCCGCTAACTTGTATGCCCAGATGCATGGACTGCCTGGCTCACGGGACCAGACTGCACTCAGGGAACTACTGAAGTTGCTGCCACTGCCCGTCCCCCAGAACCTGGTCCCCATCTTTCCTAACGACCTGGAGCTAGCTCGGGCTTCTGCTGAGTTTG GCCCTGAGCAATTGAAGAAACTGCACAAAGTCCTGGAAGTCTGGAGTGGGAGCCCTCCCCTCGAGCCCCTGAAGTTTGAGAAG GACAATGATAGCAACTTCCATGTGGACTTTGTGGCAGCGGCAGCAAGCCTGCGAGCTCAGAACTATGGGATCCCCCCTGCCAACCACGCCCAG AGCAAGCGAATTGTGGGCCAGATTATTCCAGCCATTGTCACCACTACAGCAGCTGTGGCTGGCTTGGTGGGCCTGGAGCTGTATAAGGTGGTGAATGGGCCACGGCCCCTCAGTGCTTTTCGCCACAGCCACCTGCATCTGGCTGAAAACCGCTTTAGCCGCTGGGTGCCTTGCGCCCCAGCCATCCAGAAG tGCCATCACCTGACATGGACCTGGACCTGTTGGGACCGCCTGAAGGTGCCTGCTGGGCAGCCAGAAAGGACCCTGAAGTCGTTGCTGGCCCATCTCCAG GAACGGTATGGGCTGAGGGTGAAGATGCTGCTGCACGGCAAGGCCCTACTCTACTCAGCAGGATGGTCACCTGAAAAGCAGGCCCAGCACCTGGCCCTTAG GGTGACCAAACTGGTGCAGCAGGTGACAAGCCGGATGCTTGAGCCTGGGCAGCGGATGCTGGTGCTGGAGCTCAGCTGTGAGGGTGAGGAGGAAGACACTACCTTCCCACCCTTGCACTACGAGCTGTGA
- the UBA7 gene encoding ubiquitin-like modifier-activating enzyme 7 isoform X3: MAVPETSKLLDKERYSRQLYVLDLPAMQKIQGAKVLLSGLQGLGAEVAKNLVLMGVGSLTLHDPHPTCWSDLAAQFFLSEQDLERSRAEASQELVAKLNRAVQVCIHTGDITEELLLDFQVVVLTTSKLEEQLKLGTLCHKLGVCFLVADTRGLVGQLFCDFGEDFTVQDPTEAEPLTAAIQHISQGSPGILTLKKEAHNFCDGDLVTFSGIKGMVELNGCDPRPIHVHGDRTLEIGDTANFSCYLSGGTVTEVKRPKTVSHKPLDVALLQPRVVAQSSQEARRARCLHQAFRALHQFQHLNGRLPRPWDPVDAEMVVGLAQSLEPLKGTEGEPLEEPLDEALLQTVALSSAGCLSPMAAMLGAVAAQEVLKAISGKFMPLDQWLYFDALDCLPEDGEPHLKPEDCAPRHCRYDGQIAVFGAGFQEKLSRQHYLLVGAGAIGCELLKGFALVGLGAGASGGVTIADMDHIERSNLSRQFLFRTQDIGRPKAEVAAEAARHLNSDLQVTPLIYPLDPTTEHIYGNNFFSHVDGVAAALDSFQARRYVAARCTHYLKPLLEAGTHGTLGHASVFMPCVTETYRAPASAIASENATYPVCTLRYFPSTVEHTVQWARDEFEGLFRLSAETINRHQQAPTSLAEPDGLKVLTLLQEVLGVLRQRPQTWQDCVVWALGHWQLCFHDGIMQLLNRFPPDKVLEDGTLFWSGSKQCPQPLQFDASQDTHLLYVLAAANLYAQMHGLPGSRDQTALRELLKLLPLPVPQNLVPIFPNDLELARASAEFGPEQLKKLHKVLEVWSGSPPLEPLKFEKDNDSNFHVDFVAAAASLRAQNYGIPPANHAQSKRIVGQIIPAIVTTTAAVAGLVGLELYKVVNGPRPLSAFRHSHLHLAENRFSRWVPCAPAIQKPKALAIQDEGAGCTPQLPALHLRIKLLYRRLQRPCSCFLRKQRPPYTHTHIQPACVMDCLFPCAGAP, from the exons ATGGCTGTCCCGGAGACCTCCAAGTTGCTGGATAAGGAGCGATACTCACGGCAGCT GTATGTGCTGGATTTGCCGGCCATGCAGAAGATTCAGGGAGCGAAGGTCCTGCTGTCAGGCCTTCAGGGCCTGGGGGCTGAGGTGGCCAAAAACCTGGTCCTGATGGGTGTGGGCAGCCTCACTCTGCATGATCCCCACCCTACCTGTTGGTCTGACCTGGCTGCCCAG TTTTTCCTCTCAGAGCAGGACTTGGAAAGAAGCAGGGCTGAGGCATCTCAAGAACTTGTGGCTAAGCTTAACAGAGCTGTCCAGGTATGCATCCACACAGGTGACATCACCGAGGAGCTGCTGCTGGACTTCCAG GTAGTGGTGCTGACCACCTCGAAGCTGGAGGAgcagctgaagttgggcactttaTGCCACAAGCTCGGAGTCTGCTTTCTGGTGGCCGATACCCGGGGCCTTGTGGG GCAGTTGTTCTGTGACTTTGGTGAGGACTTCACTGTGCAGGATCCCACAGAGGCAGAACCCCTGACAGCTGCTATCCAGCACATCTCCCAG GGCTCCCCTGGAATTCTTACTCTGAAAAAAGAGGCCCACAACTTCTGCGATGGGGATTTGGTGACTTTCTCGGGCATTAAGGGCATGGTGGAGCTCAATGGCTGTGATCCCCGGCCTATCCACGTGCACG GGGACAGAACCTTGGAGATTGGGGACACAGCAAATTTCTCCTGTTACTTGAGTGGTGGGACTGTCACTGAGGTCAAGAGGCCCAAGACTGTGAGCCAT AAGCCCCTGGATGTAGCTCTGCTCCAGCCCCGTGTGGTGGCCCAGAGTTCCCAGGAAGCTCGCCGCGCCCGCTGCCTACATCAGGCCTTCCGTGCCCTGCACCAGTTCCAGCACCTCAATGGCCGCCTGCCCCGGCCCTGGGATCCT GTTGATGCAGAGATGGTGGTGGGCCTGGCCCAGTCCCTGGAACCACTGAAGGGGACAGAAGGAGAGCCGCTGGAAGAGCCTCTGGATGAGGCTCTCCTGCAGACAGTCGCCCTGAGTAGTGCTGGTTGCTTGAGCCCCATGGCAGCCATGTTGGGTGCGGTGGCCGCCCAGGAAGTGCTGAAA GCAATCTCCGGGAAGTTCATGCCCCTGGACCAGTGGCTTTACTTTGATGCCCTCGATTGCCTTCCAGAAGACGGGGAGCCCCATCTCAAACCAGAGGACTGTGCTCCG AGACATTGTCGCTATGATGGGCAAATTGCAGTGTTTGGGGCTGGTTTTCAGGAGAAGCTGAGCCGCCAGCATTACCTCCTG GTGGGTGCTGGAGCTATCGGTTGTGAGTTGCTCAAAGGTTTTGCCCTAGTGGGCCTCGGGGCTGGCGCCAGCGGGGGAGTAACTATTGCCGACATGGACCACATAGAGCGCTCCAATCTCAGCCGTCAGTTCCTCTTCAGGACCCAGGACATTGGT AGGCCTAAGGCAGAGGTAGCTGCAGAGGCTGCTCGCCACCTGAACTCAGACTTGCAGGTGACCCCACTCATCTACCCACTGGATCCCACTACAGAGCACATCTATGGGAACAACTTCTTCTCCCATGTGGACGGTGTGGCTGCTGCCCTGGACAGTTTCCAGGCCC GGCGCTATGTGGCTGCTCGCTGCACCCACTATCTGAAGCCACTGCTGGAGGCGGGGACACATGGTACCTTGGGACATGCTTCAGTGTTCATGCCGTGTGTGACTGAGACCTACAGAGCCCCTGCCTCAGCTATAGCTTCTGAGAATGCTACCTACCCTGTCTGCACCCTGCGGTACTTCCCCAGCACAGTCGAGCACACCGTGCAG tGGGCCCGGGATGAGTTTGAGGGGCTCTTCCGTCTGTCTGCTGAGACCATCAACCGCCACCAACA GGCACCCACTTCTCTGGCAGAACCAGATGGGCTAAAGGTGCTGACCCTGCTGCAGGAGGTGCTGGGTGTCCTAAGACAGCGTCCACAGACCTGGCAAGACTGTGTGGTGTGGGCTCTTGGCCACTGGCAACTATGCTTCCATGATGGCATCATGCAGCTCCTGAATCGTTTCCCACCTGATAAA GTGCTTGAGGATGGAACTCTTTTCTGGTCAGGTTCCAAACAGTGTCCACAGCCCTTGCAGTTTGATGCCAGCCAA GACACACACCTCCTCTATGTGCTGGCGGCCGCTAACTTGTATGCCCAGATGCATGGACTGCCTGGCTCACGGGACCAGACTGCACTCAGGGAACTACTGAAGTTGCTGCCACTGCCCGTCCCCCAGAACCTGGTCCCCATCTTTCCTAACGACCTGGAGCTAGCTCGGGCTTCTGCTGAGTTTG GCCCTGAGCAATTGAAGAAACTGCACAAAGTCCTGGAAGTCTGGAGTGGGAGCCCTCCCCTCGAGCCCCTGAAGTTTGAGAAG GACAATGATAGCAACTTCCATGTGGACTTTGTGGCAGCGGCAGCAAGCCTGCGAGCTCAGAACTATGGGATCCCCCCTGCCAACCACGCCCAG AGCAAGCGAATTGTGGGCCAGATTATTCCAGCCATTGTCACCACTACAGCAGCTGTGGCTGGCTTGGTGGGCCTGGAGCTGTATAAGGTGGTGAATGGGCCACGGCCCCTCAGTGCTTTTCGCCACAGCCACCTGCATCTGGCTGAAAACCGCTTTAGCCGCTGGGTGCCTTGCGCCCCAGCCATCCAGAAG CCCAAGGCCCTGGCAATACAGGATGAGGGGGCAGGATGTACCCCCCAGCTTCCAGCCTTGCATTTGAGGATCAAGCTGCTTTATCGGAGACTGCAGCGGCCCTGCTCCTGTTTCCTCAGGAAGCAACgccccccctacacacacacacacatacaaccagCCTGTGTGATGGATTGCCTGTTTCCCTGTGCGGGGGCCCCGTAG
- the UBA7 gene encoding ubiquitin-like modifier-activating enzyme 7 isoform X2: protein MAVPETSKLLDKERYSRQLYVLDLPAMQKIQGAKVLLSGLQGLGAEVAKNLVLMGVGSLTLHDPHPTCWSDLAAQFFLSEQDLERSRAEASQELVAKLNRAVQVCIHTGDITEELLLDFQVVVLTTSKLEEQLKLGTLCHKLGVCFLVADTRGLVGQLFCDFGEDFTVQDPTEAEPLTAAIQHISQGSPGILTLKKEAHNFCDGDLVTFSGIKGMVELNGCDPRPIHVHGDRTLEIGDTANFSCYLSGGTVTEVKRPKTVSHKPLDVALLQPRVVAQSSQEARRARCLHQAFRALHQFQHLNGRLPRPWDPVDAEMVVGLAQSLEPLKGTEGEPLEEPLDEALLQTVALSSAGCLSPMAAMLGAVAAQEVLKAISGKFMPLDQWLYFDALDCLPEDGEPHLKPEDCAPRHCRYDGQIAVFGAGFQEKLSRQHYLLVGAGAIGCELLKGFALVGLGAGASGGVTIADMDHIERSNLSRQFLFRTQDIGRPKAEVAAEAARHLNSDLQVTPLIYPLDPTTEHIYGNNFFSHVDGVAAALDSFQARRYVAARCTHYLKPLLEAGTHGTLGHASVFMPCVTETYRAPASAIASENATYPVCTLRYFPSTVEHTVQWARDEFEGLFRLSAETINRHQQAPTSLAEPDGLKVLTLLQEVLGVLRQRPQTWQDCVVWALGHWQLCFHDGIMQLLNRFPPDKVLEDGTLFWSGSKQCPQPLQFDASQDTHLLYVLAAANLYAQMHGLPGSRDQTALRELLKLLPLPVPQNLVPIFPNDLELARASAEFGPEQLKKLHKVLEVWSGSPPLEPLKFEKDNDSNFHVDFVAAAASLRAQNYGIPPANHAQSKRIVGQIIPAIVTTTAAVAGLVGLELYKVVNGPRPLSAFRHSHLHLAENRFSRWVPCAPAIQKCHHLTWTWTCWDRLKVPAGQPERTLKSLLAHLQERYGLRVKMLLHGKALLYSAGWSPEKQAQHLALRGPQELADPVATPT, encoded by the exons ATGGCTGTCCCGGAGACCTCCAAGTTGCTGGATAAGGAGCGATACTCACGGCAGCT GTATGTGCTGGATTTGCCGGCCATGCAGAAGATTCAGGGAGCGAAGGTCCTGCTGTCAGGCCTTCAGGGCCTGGGGGCTGAGGTGGCCAAAAACCTGGTCCTGATGGGTGTGGGCAGCCTCACTCTGCATGATCCCCACCCTACCTGTTGGTCTGACCTGGCTGCCCAG TTTTTCCTCTCAGAGCAGGACTTGGAAAGAAGCAGGGCTGAGGCATCTCAAGAACTTGTGGCTAAGCTTAACAGAGCTGTCCAGGTATGCATCCACACAGGTGACATCACCGAGGAGCTGCTGCTGGACTTCCAG GTAGTGGTGCTGACCACCTCGAAGCTGGAGGAgcagctgaagttgggcactttaTGCCACAAGCTCGGAGTCTGCTTTCTGGTGGCCGATACCCGGGGCCTTGTGGG GCAGTTGTTCTGTGACTTTGGTGAGGACTTCACTGTGCAGGATCCCACAGAGGCAGAACCCCTGACAGCTGCTATCCAGCACATCTCCCAG GGCTCCCCTGGAATTCTTACTCTGAAAAAAGAGGCCCACAACTTCTGCGATGGGGATTTGGTGACTTTCTCGGGCATTAAGGGCATGGTGGAGCTCAATGGCTGTGATCCCCGGCCTATCCACGTGCACG GGGACAGAACCTTGGAGATTGGGGACACAGCAAATTTCTCCTGTTACTTGAGTGGTGGGACTGTCACTGAGGTCAAGAGGCCCAAGACTGTGAGCCAT AAGCCCCTGGATGTAGCTCTGCTCCAGCCCCGTGTGGTGGCCCAGAGTTCCCAGGAAGCTCGCCGCGCCCGCTGCCTACATCAGGCCTTCCGTGCCCTGCACCAGTTCCAGCACCTCAATGGCCGCCTGCCCCGGCCCTGGGATCCT GTTGATGCAGAGATGGTGGTGGGCCTGGCCCAGTCCCTGGAACCACTGAAGGGGACAGAAGGAGAGCCGCTGGAAGAGCCTCTGGATGAGGCTCTCCTGCAGACAGTCGCCCTGAGTAGTGCTGGTTGCTTGAGCCCCATGGCAGCCATGTTGGGTGCGGTGGCCGCCCAGGAAGTGCTGAAA GCAATCTCCGGGAAGTTCATGCCCCTGGACCAGTGGCTTTACTTTGATGCCCTCGATTGCCTTCCAGAAGACGGGGAGCCCCATCTCAAACCAGAGGACTGTGCTCCG AGACATTGTCGCTATGATGGGCAAATTGCAGTGTTTGGGGCTGGTTTTCAGGAGAAGCTGAGCCGCCAGCATTACCTCCTG GTGGGTGCTGGAGCTATCGGTTGTGAGTTGCTCAAAGGTTTTGCCCTAGTGGGCCTCGGGGCTGGCGCCAGCGGGGGAGTAACTATTGCCGACATGGACCACATAGAGCGCTCCAATCTCAGCCGTCAGTTCCTCTTCAGGACCCAGGACATTGGT AGGCCTAAGGCAGAGGTAGCTGCAGAGGCTGCTCGCCACCTGAACTCAGACTTGCAGGTGACCCCACTCATCTACCCACTGGATCCCACTACAGAGCACATCTATGGGAACAACTTCTTCTCCCATGTGGACGGTGTGGCTGCTGCCCTGGACAGTTTCCAGGCCC GGCGCTATGTGGCTGCTCGCTGCACCCACTATCTGAAGCCACTGCTGGAGGCGGGGACACATGGTACCTTGGGACATGCTTCAGTGTTCATGCCGTGTGTGACTGAGACCTACAGAGCCCCTGCCTCAGCTATAGCTTCTGAGAATGCTACCTACCCTGTCTGCACCCTGCGGTACTTCCCCAGCACAGTCGAGCACACCGTGCAG tGGGCCCGGGATGAGTTTGAGGGGCTCTTCCGTCTGTCTGCTGAGACCATCAACCGCCACCAACA GGCACCCACTTCTCTGGCAGAACCAGATGGGCTAAAGGTGCTGACCCTGCTGCAGGAGGTGCTGGGTGTCCTAAGACAGCGTCCACAGACCTGGCAAGACTGTGTGGTGTGGGCTCTTGGCCACTGGCAACTATGCTTCCATGATGGCATCATGCAGCTCCTGAATCGTTTCCCACCTGATAAA GTGCTTGAGGATGGAACTCTTTTCTGGTCAGGTTCCAAACAGTGTCCACAGCCCTTGCAGTTTGATGCCAGCCAA GACACACACCTCCTCTATGTGCTGGCGGCCGCTAACTTGTATGCCCAGATGCATGGACTGCCTGGCTCACGGGACCAGACTGCACTCAGGGAACTACTGAAGTTGCTGCCACTGCCCGTCCCCCAGAACCTGGTCCCCATCTTTCCTAACGACCTGGAGCTAGCTCGGGCTTCTGCTGAGTTTG GCCCTGAGCAATTGAAGAAACTGCACAAAGTCCTGGAAGTCTGGAGTGGGAGCCCTCCCCTCGAGCCCCTGAAGTTTGAGAAG GACAATGATAGCAACTTCCATGTGGACTTTGTGGCAGCGGCAGCAAGCCTGCGAGCTCAGAACTATGGGATCCCCCCTGCCAACCACGCCCAG AGCAAGCGAATTGTGGGCCAGATTATTCCAGCCATTGTCACCACTACAGCAGCTGTGGCTGGCTTGGTGGGCCTGGAGCTGTATAAGGTGGTGAATGGGCCACGGCCCCTCAGTGCTTTTCGCCACAGCCACCTGCATCTGGCTGAAAACCGCTTTAGCCGCTGGGTGCCTTGCGCCCCAGCCATCCAGAAG tGCCATCACCTGACATGGACCTGGACCTGTTGGGACCGCCTGAAGGTGCCTGCTGGGCAGCCAGAAAGGACCCTGAAGTCGTTGCTGGCCCATCTCCAG GAACGGTATGGGCTGAGGGTGAAGATGCTGCTGCACGGCAAGGCCCTACTCTACTCAGCAGGATGGTCACCTGAAAAGCAGGCCCAGCACCTGGCCCTTAG GGGGCCTCAAGAGCTCGCGGATCCGGTGGCTACGCCCACGTGA